From Pedobacter indicus, a single genomic window includes:
- the proC gene encoding pyrroline-5-carboxylate reductase gives MKKITIIGTGNIGRSLANGLVNKSYCKAGEITLTRRNIKNLASEAAAGYLVSDDNAEAITDADIIVLAVLPQQLNEVIDQILKKIDAEKQLVVSVVSGVTCQNIKDSLGEKVQVVRAMPNTAISIGQSMTCIAGDDADPKSIKEVTSLFETVGSVIRINEDLMTAATALCACGIAFFLRSIRAASQGGVEVGFHADEALKMAIQTAKGAADLLLQMESHPESEIDKVTSPKGCTIAGLNEMEHNGFSSSMIKGIKLSARKAGGLYQDEN, from the coding sequence ATGAAAAAAATTACTATTATCGGAACGGGGAATATTGGACGATCATTAGCCAATGGACTGGTAAATAAATCATATTGCAAAGCGGGTGAAATCACACTTACCCGAAGAAACATTAAAAATCTGGCCTCAGAAGCCGCTGCAGGTTACTTGGTAAGCGATGATAATGCCGAAGCCATTACAGATGCCGACATTATTGTATTGGCAGTTCTGCCCCAACAACTGAATGAAGTTATTGATCAAATTTTGAAAAAAATAGACGCAGAAAAGCAGCTGGTTGTATCGGTTGTGTCTGGAGTTACCTGTCAAAATATCAAAGATAGCTTGGGTGAAAAAGTGCAAGTCGTACGCGCAATGCCTAACACTGCTATATCTATTGGGCAGTCCATGACCTGTATTGCGGGAGATGACGCCGACCCAAAATCAATTAAAGAAGTAACCAGTCTATTTGAAACAGTGGGTTCAGTCATTAGAATAAACGAGGATCTTATGACCGCAGCAACTGCCTTGTGTGCTTGCGGAATCGCTTTCTTTTTAAGGTCTATCAGAGCTGCATCACAAGGGGGTGTGGAAGTAGGGTTTCATGCCGATGAAGCGCTAAAAATGGCGATACAGACCGCTAAGGGTGCCGCCGACCTGCTTTTACAAATGGAGAGTCACCCGGAGAGCGAAATTGACAAAGTTACCTCGCCCAAAGGATGTACGATTGCGGGGCTCAATGAGATGGAACATAATGGTTTTAGTTCGTCCATGATCAAAGGGATAAAGTTATCGGCTAGAAAAGCTGGAGGGCTTTATCAAGATGAAAATTGA
- a CDS encoding acetyl-CoA hydrolase/transferase family protein → MKYQGPEEAVRLIQTDHRVFIHSAAATPRELVRAMSHRSSEIKNVKIYSMHTEWDAPYGDPEHADSFDINAFFVGANIRKAINEGRAAYVPMFLSEIPKAFRSGHIPLDVALISVSPPDKNGYCTMGVSCDISRAAVEKAKTIIAEINPNMPVVMGDGIIHISEIDAYIDVDYPIYAQQLKEPTDVELTIGENVATLIEDGSTLQMGIGGIPNAVLQCLMGHKNLGIHTEMFSDGVIPLFEKGVINNREKKSHPGAIVSSFSIGSKKLYDFLDRNPLVRMLDIEYVNDPGTISKNPKVTAINSAIEVDIFGQVCADSIGTRQYSGVGGQVDFMRGAALSKGGKPIIAIPSITNKGISRIVSLLKPGASVVTTRAHVHYVVTEYGIAYLHGKNLRARAKELISITHPDHREQIEKEAFSIFKSI, encoded by the coding sequence ATGAAGTATCAGGGTCCTGAAGAAGCCGTTAGGTTAATTCAAACTGACCATCGTGTTTTTATACACTCAGCGGCAGCTACTCCTCGTGAATTGGTGAGAGCGATGTCTCATCGTAGTTCGGAAATAAAGAATGTTAAGATTTACAGTATGCATACTGAATGGGATGCTCCGTATGGCGATCCCGAGCATGCAGATTCTTTTGACATTAATGCTTTTTTTGTTGGAGCTAACATCAGAAAGGCCATAAATGAAGGCCGGGCTGCCTATGTCCCGATGTTTTTAAGTGAAATCCCGAAAGCTTTTAGAAGTGGACACATACCACTTGATGTGGCGCTAATTTCTGTCTCTCCGCCCGACAAGAACGGTTATTGTACAATGGGTGTCTCCTGTGACATTTCGCGTGCAGCTGTTGAAAAGGCCAAAACCATTATTGCTGAAATAAACCCCAATATGCCAGTGGTGATGGGAGATGGCATAATACATATATCTGAGATCGATGCTTATATTGATGTTGATTACCCCATTTATGCTCAGCAATTAAAGGAGCCAACGGATGTCGAATTAACTATCGGTGAAAATGTAGCGACTTTGATTGAAGATGGGTCTACATTACAAATGGGGATCGGGGGTATACCCAATGCGGTGCTTCAATGTTTGATGGGTCATAAGAACCTGGGCATTCATACAGAAATGTTCTCTGATGGGGTAATCCCATTATTTGAGAAAGGAGTTATAAACAACCGTGAAAAGAAAAGCCACCCTGGTGCGATCGTTTCCAGTTTTTCTATCGGCTCTAAAAAACTTTATGATTTTCTAGATCGAAACCCTTTGGTGAGAATGTTGGATATTGAGTATGTAAATGACCCCGGAACAATTTCCAAAAACCCTAAAGTTACAGCAATAAATAGTGCGATAGAGGTCGATATTTTCGGACAGGTATGTGCGGACTCTATCGGCACCAGACAATACAGTGGCGTAGGCGGACAAGTCGATTTTATGCGAGGGGCAGCTTTATCAAAAGGTGGCAAACCCATCATAGCGATCCCTTCTATAACCAATAAGGGAATATCGAGAATCGTATCCTTATTGAAGCCCGGTGCCTCAGTAGTAACAACTCGCGCGCATGTACATTATGTAGTAACAGAATACGGTATTGCTTATTTACACGGTAAAAACCTCCGCGCTCGTGCGAAAGAATTGATTAGTATTACCCACCCCGACCATAGGGAGCAAATAGAAAAAGAAGCATTTTCTATTTTTAAATCAATTTAA
- a CDS encoding aspartate aminotransferase family protein: MKLFDVYPLNEIEIERASGLNVWDKHGQKYLDLYGGHAVISIGHTHPHYVDALTNQLNKVAFYSNSVLNPLQEKLADLLGELSGKQNYSLFLCSTGAEANENALKVASFYNKRKKVIAFKGAFHGRTSLAVACTDNPKIVSAVNKHDVVFLPFNDEDALEKAFSEYGDAVSAVIVESIQGVGGIQEATPLFLAKIRELTTAYDAVFIADEVQCGYGRSGQFYAQAYSHCEADIYTMAKGMGNGFPIAGISLSPKFKPWHGMLGTTFGGSHLACAAGIAVLEIMEKEGLIENAKNIGTYLLNELRTLDKIQEVRGRGLMIGIDLPAELNQIRKELLFDDHIFTGVASPNVIRLLPALNITKDDADFFLDALKKRLQKA; this comes from the coding sequence ATGAAACTTTTTGATGTATATCCATTAAACGAAATTGAAATCGAGAGAGCCTCAGGCCTCAATGTTTGGGACAAGCACGGTCAAAAATACCTTGACCTATATGGTGGCCATGCGGTTATTTCAATTGGCCATACTCATCCCCATTATGTTGATGCTCTTACCAATCAACTAAACAAAGTCGCTTTCTATTCCAATTCGGTACTCAACCCACTACAAGAAAAATTAGCTGATTTACTTGGCGAGCTTTCTGGCAAACAAAACTATTCGCTGTTTCTTTGCTCAACTGGTGCTGAAGCAAACGAAAATGCACTTAAAGTTGCTTCATTTTACAATAAGCGAAAAAAAGTGATCGCTTTCAAAGGTGCGTTTCACGGACGAACATCCTTGGCGGTGGCTTGTACAGATAATCCAAAAATTGTCTCGGCGGTAAATAAACATGATGTTGTGTTTCTACCATTTAATGATGAAGATGCACTTGAAAAGGCATTTAGCGAATATGGCGACGCAGTTTCGGCCGTAATCGTAGAAAGCATACAAGGCGTTGGGGGAATCCAAGAAGCGACACCACTATTTTTAGCAAAAATCAGAGAGCTTACTACAGCGTATGATGCCGTCTTCATAGCCGATGAGGTTCAATGTGGATACGGGCGTTCAGGTCAATTTTATGCGCAAGCCTATTCCCATTGTGAAGCAGACATCTATACGATGGCAAAAGGAATGGGCAACGGGTTCCCCATTGCAGGAATTTCCTTATCTCCAAAATTTAAGCCGTGGCACGGTATGCTCGGCACAACTTTCGGTGGCAGCCACCTAGCTTGTGCTGCGGGTATTGCTGTTCTAGAAATCATGGAAAAGGAGGGCCTGATCGAAAACGCGAAAAATATAGGAACCTATTTGCTAAATGAGCTTCGAACTTTAGATAAAATCCAAGAAGTAAGAGGTCGCGGATTAATGATAGGGATTGATCTTCCGGCAGAATTAAATCAGATCAGAAAGGAGCTTCTATTCGACGATCATATATTTACTGGGGTGGCTAGCCCGAATGTTATTAGATTACTCCCAGCTTTAAATATAACCAAAGATGATGCTGATTTCTTTTTAGATGCGCTAAAAAAACGTCTACAGAAAGCTTAA
- a CDS encoding M20 family metallo-hydrolase, with translation MEDLQTLTHESIELLKQLISIPSFSKEEEETADKIAEYITAKGVLIHRKGNNIWCYNEHFDKNKPTILLNSHHDTVKPNPGYTNDPFEPIVENGKLYGLGSNDAGGALISLLTVFLYFYDCRTLKYNLCFAATAEEEISGKNGIESILGDIGELDFAIVGEPTLMQLAIAERGLMVIDCEAMGKAGHAARNEGENAIYNAIADINWFKSYKFPKESSLFGPISMNVTIIEAGSQHNVVPASCKFTVDVRVTDAYRNEEVLEIIKANIKSNASARSTRLKPSSISPEHPIVQAGLDLGRKTYGSPTTSDQALLDVPSLKLGPGDSARSHMANEYIYLDEIEDGINLYIEMLKSILI, from the coding sequence ATGGAAGATCTGCAAACACTAACACATGAGAGCATTGAACTCTTGAAACAATTAATCAGCATTCCGTCTTTCAGTAAAGAAGAAGAAGAAACAGCTGATAAAATAGCTGAATATATAACAGCTAAAGGTGTTCTCATACACCGTAAAGGCAATAATATTTGGTGTTATAACGAACATTTTGATAAAAACAAGCCGACGATCCTCCTCAATTCCCATCACGACACTGTAAAGCCCAATCCAGGGTATACCAATGATCCCTTTGAGCCCATCGTCGAAAATGGAAAATTGTATGGTCTAGGAAGCAATGACGCAGGTGGAGCCCTTATTTCACTTTTAACTGTCTTTCTTTACTTCTACGATTGCCGGACCCTTAAGTACAATCTCTGCTTTGCAGCGACTGCTGAAGAAGAAATATCAGGAAAAAACGGCATTGAATCTATCTTGGGGGATATCGGCGAGCTCGACTTTGCTATTGTTGGTGAACCAACCTTGATGCAACTCGCTATTGCTGAGCGCGGCTTAATGGTAATTGACTGTGAGGCTATGGGAAAGGCAGGACATGCGGCTCGAAACGAAGGGGAAAACGCAATATACAATGCCATAGCAGACATCAACTGGTTCAAAAGCTATAAATTTCCAAAAGAATCGAGCTTATTCGGTCCGATCTCCATGAACGTGACTATCATTGAAGCTGGATCTCAGCACAATGTTGTACCCGCGAGCTGCAAATTCACCGTTGATGTTCGGGTAACTGACGCTTATCGAAATGAAGAGGTATTGGAGATTATAAAGGCAAATATAAAATCTAATGCCTCAGCCCGCTCTACGCGACTCAAACCGTCGTCTATCTCACCGGAGCACCCCATCGTTCAGGCTGGCCTCGACCTAGGCAGAAAGACATATGGTTCGCCAACTACGAGTGATCAGGCATTATTAGATGTTCCGTCACTGAAATTAGGACCTGGAGATTCAGCCCGATCTCATATGGCAAATGAGTATATTTACCTCGATGAGATTGAGGATGGGATTAATTTATACATTGAGATGTTAAAGTCAATCCTCATTTAA
- a CDS encoding Rossmann-fold NAD(P)-binding domain-containing protein, protein MKKFFSVNDVHDLKKLVLKAKDIKASPFSDKQLGENKTLGLIFLNPSLRTRLSTQKAGLNLGMQVMVMNMGQEGWALETRDGIAMDGNTVEHIREAAGVIGQYCDVVGFRSFPSLKNRDEDYSEELFNKFMEFCKVPMISLESATRHPLQSFADLLTIEEHKTVKKPKVVLTWAPHVKALPQAVPNSFAEWMNRAEKEEMIDFCITHPEGYELAEEFTKDSEIIYNQEEAIKDADFVYVKNWSSYRDYGKVISTDSKWMIQPDQLSKSTKVMHCLPVRRDVELASSILDGPQSLVQAEAGNRLWAAQTVLTEILSS, encoded by the coding sequence ATGAAAAAATTCTTCTCTGTTAACGATGTTCACGATCTAAAAAAACTTGTTCTAAAAGCAAAGGACATAAAAGCTTCACCCTTCAGCGACAAGCAACTTGGTGAGAATAAAACCTTGGGTTTAATCTTTTTGAATCCAAGTCTTCGAACCCGTTTAAGTACACAAAAAGCCGGGCTTAATTTGGGCATGCAGGTTATGGTGATGAACATGGGACAAGAGGGTTGGGCTTTAGAAACCCGAGATGGCATTGCAATGGACGGAAATACGGTAGAGCACATAAGAGAAGCGGCCGGAGTTATCGGTCAATATTGCGATGTAGTAGGTTTTCGGTCATTCCCATCATTAAAGAACCGTGACGAAGATTATAGCGAGGAGTTATTTAACAAATTTATGGAATTTTGTAAGGTTCCAATGATAAGTCTGGAAAGTGCAACAAGACATCCACTACAGAGTTTTGCGGATCTACTAACCATTGAGGAACATAAAACTGTTAAAAAACCAAAAGTAGTACTCACATGGGCTCCGCATGTAAAAGCACTTCCGCAGGCAGTTCCTAACTCATTTGCGGAATGGATGAACCGAGCTGAAAAAGAAGAGATGATCGATTTCTGTATTACACACCCTGAAGGGTATGAACTGGCGGAAGAGTTTACCAAGGACAGCGAGATCATCTATAATCAAGAAGAAGCGATCAAAGATGCTGATTTTGTATATGTTAAAAATTGGTCGAGCTATAGAGATTACGGAAAAGTCATCAGTACTGACAGTAAATGGATGATCCAACCCGACCAACTGTCGAAAAGCACAAAAGTAATGCACTGTTTACCTGTTCGGAGAGATGTTGAACTTGCTTCGAGCATACTTGATGGGCCGCAATCACTTGTCCAGGCAGAAGCTGGCAACAGGCTGTGGGCAGCCCAAACGGTACTAACGGAAATATTAAGCTCTTAA
- the argB gene encoding acetylglutamate kinase: MNNKSKLRIIKIGGNIIDSPSLLTKFLADFNTVEGKKILIHGGGKIATDFASQMGIEAKLVDGRRITDDPMLDIVTMVYAGLVNKRVVAQLQALDCNAIGLSGADGNSIKAVKRPVAAIDYGWVGDLSEDSVNEKALSLFLENGFTPIFSAITHNGEGQLLNTNADTIAASIAVALSAEYSVSLIYCFEKKGVLKDVNDEESVVREIQQADFIPLQKNGTVAGGMIPKLQNAFDAINKGVKDVFIGHAADLALLHENQFGTRIMK, translated from the coding sequence ATGAATAACAAGAGTAAACTGCGAATCATCAAAATTGGTGGGAATATTATTGACTCTCCTTCCCTATTAACAAAATTTTTAGCAGATTTTAATACTGTTGAGGGTAAAAAAATCTTGATTCATGGCGGTGGAAAAATTGCTACAGATTTTGCCTCGCAGATGGGCATTGAAGCCAAATTAGTTGATGGTAGAAGAATAACAGATGACCCCATGCTAGACATTGTAACCATGGTGTATGCAGGCTTGGTTAATAAAAGGGTTGTTGCACAGTTACAAGCGCTAGACTGCAATGCCATTGGCTTATCAGGGGCGGATGGAAATTCTATCAAAGCGGTCAAGCGACCGGTAGCAGCAATCGACTATGGGTGGGTTGGCGACCTTAGCGAAGATTCAGTAAACGAGAAAGCCTTATCTCTTTTCCTTGAAAATGGATTCACCCCTATTTTTTCCGCAATAACACATAACGGGGAAGGTCAGCTCTTAAATACCAACGCAGATACCATTGCTGCCAGTATTGCTGTTGCCTTGTCCGCTGAATATTCAGTATCTCTCATTTATTGTTTCGAAAAAAAGGGTGTATTAAAAGATGTAAACGATGAAGAATCAGTAGTTCGGGAAATTCAGCAAGCCGATTTTATTCCGCTTCAAAAGAATGGTACTGTAGCAGGCGGAATGATCCCTAAACTGCAAAATGCCTTTGATGCGATCAACAAAGGTGTAAAGGACGTATTCATAGGTCATGCGGCTGATTTAGCTCTTCTGCACGAAAATCAATTTGGAACACGAATTATGAAATAA
- the argH gene encoding argininosuccinate lyase yields the protein MKLWEKDSQIENIVEKFTVGKDRELDHQLARADVIGSLAHTQMLESIGLLTSEELDHIHKELKTIYREIDEGDFKIEENVEDIHSQIEILLTERIGDAGKKIHSGRSRNDQVLVDLKIFFRSEIEKIVNNCRLLFDQLNELSEKYQHVLIPGYTHLQIAMPSSFGLWFGAYAESLIDDLELMLAAWKISNKNPLGSAAGYGSSFPLNRTLTTELLGFESLNYNVVYAQMGRGKTERIIAQGMSSIAATLAKFSMDVCLYINQNFGFISFPDELTTGSSIMPHKKNPDVFELIRSRCNKIQALPNEIAMMTTNLPSGYHRDLQLLKENLFPAFESLNECLLICKYMLEHITIKDDILSDPKYDYLFSVEVVNNEVLQGVPFREAYKNIGRAIEAGTFQPSRSVKHTHEGSIGNLCNAEIRKNFDEVYKSFNFDKVRNAVNNLVK from the coding sequence ATGAAACTCTGGGAAAAGGACAGTCAAATTGAGAATATTGTAGAAAAGTTTACGGTAGGAAAGGATCGTGAACTTGATCATCAGCTCGCCCGTGCGGACGTTATAGGATCACTAGCACACACGCAAATGTTGGAGAGTATCGGCTTGCTTACTTCAGAGGAGCTGGATCATATTCACAAGGAACTAAAAACTATATACCGGGAAATAGATGAAGGTGATTTCAAGATTGAAGAAAACGTGGAGGATATCCACTCCCAAATAGAGATTCTTCTTACTGAACGAATAGGCGATGCTGGAAAGAAGATTCATAGTGGACGCTCCAGGAATGATCAGGTTCTTGTCGATCTAAAGATTTTCTTCCGATCAGAAATAGAGAAAATTGTTAACAACTGTAGACTCTTATTCGATCAATTAAATGAACTAAGTGAAAAGTATCAGCATGTTCTTATTCCCGGCTATACGCATTTACAAATAGCTATGCCTTCGTCATTCGGATTATGGTTTGGGGCATACGCTGAAAGTTTAATTGATGACCTGGAGTTAATGCTGGCCGCTTGGAAAATTAGCAACAAAAACCCTTTAGGCTCCGCAGCGGGTTATGGTTCATCATTCCCGTTGAACCGAACGCTTACGACCGAATTGCTAGGCTTTGAAAGCTTAAACTACAATGTAGTGTACGCACAGATGGGGAGGGGCAAAACGGAGCGAATTATTGCTCAGGGGATGTCATCTATTGCTGCAACACTGGCGAAGTTTTCGATGGACGTTTGTCTTTACATCAATCAAAACTTCGGCTTTATATCATTCCCAGATGAATTGACTACAGGATCAAGCATTATGCCCCATAAAAAGAATCCGGATGTTTTCGAATTAATACGTTCGCGTTGCAACAAAATTCAAGCTTTACCCAACGAAATTGCGATGATGACGACAAATCTTCCATCGGGATATCATCGTGATTTGCAACTATTAAAAGAAAACCTCTTCCCAGCTTTTGAGTCACTTAACGAGTGCCTTCTGATATGCAAATATATGCTCGAGCATATTACTATAAAAGATGATATTCTTTCTGATCCTAAATATGATTACCTATTTAGTGTAGAGGTGGTAAATAATGAAGTATTACAGGGTGTCCCCTTCCGCGAAGCATATAAAAATATTGGCAGAGCAATTGAGGCAGGCACGTTCCAACCAAGCCGAAGTGTAAAACACACTCACGAAGGGAGTATCGGTAATCTTTGCAATGCAGAGATCAGGAAAAACTTCGATGAAGTCTATAAATCTTTTAACTTTGATAAAGTTCGAAATGCAGTAAATAATCTTGTAAAATAA
- the hisS gene encoding histidine--tRNA ligase: MAKLKPSIPKGTRDFSPLEMERRNYIFDTIKTVFRKYGYSEIQTPSFENLTTLTGKYGEEGDQLIFKILNSGDYLSKVPNDRLLNIDSKSLTHIISDRALRYDLTVPFARFVVMHQNDIVFPFKRYQIQPVWRADRPQRGRYREFYQCDADVVGSDSLLNEAEFIAIYFEVLTSLGLSDFDIKINNRKVLAGIAEELEVSDRLVEMTVAIDKLDKIGVEGVVRELESKEFSKNAIERLCVLLNSSGDTPSQLQLLKDFLKTSTTGRKGIEELEELLDYVTTLDENILRSLELDITLARGLNYYTGTILEVKTNEVQMGSIGGGGRYDDLTGMFGTPGLSGVGISFGADRIYDVLLELDIFPKETSVGTRVLLSNFDKEAERYALPLLNRLRAEGIAAELYPSAAKLKKQMSYANAKNIPFVILIGDDEIKNGFYTLKDMINGTQTQVSEADIFKLI, from the coding sequence ATGGCAAAACTTAAACCCTCAATTCCAAAAGGAACCCGTGATTTTTCACCGTTAGAGATGGAAAGGCGGAATTATATATTTGATACGATAAAAACAGTTTTTAGGAAGTACGGTTATAGCGAAATTCAAACTCCATCGTTTGAAAATTTAACAACATTAACGGGGAAGTATGGAGAGGAGGGGGACCAACTAATATTTAAAATCTTAAATTCAGGTGATTATCTATCCAAGGTTCCGAATGACAGATTGTTGAATATAGACTCAAAAAGCTTAACACATATCATATCGGATCGAGCGCTCCGATATGATTTAACCGTCCCTTTTGCCCGCTTTGTCGTAATGCATCAGAATGATATTGTTTTTCCGTTTAAGCGGTATCAAATACAGCCTGTATGGAGAGCGGACCGTCCCCAGCGGGGTCGATATCGCGAGTTCTATCAGTGTGACGCGGATGTCGTGGGGTCGGATAGTTTACTTAATGAGGCGGAGTTTATTGCAATTTATTTTGAGGTGCTCACGTCCCTGGGACTTTCGGATTTTGATATCAAGATCAACAATCGAAAGGTGCTGGCTGGCATTGCTGAAGAGCTTGAAGTATCGGATCGACTTGTCGAGATGACGGTAGCAATTGACAAGTTAGACAAGATTGGGGTTGAGGGTGTAGTGCGCGAGTTGGAAAGTAAGGAATTTAGTAAAAATGCAATCGAAAGACTATGTGTGCTTTTAAATTCATCAGGGGATACTCCTTCGCAGCTGCAGCTTTTGAAGGATTTTCTGAAAACTTCAACGACGGGCAGAAAAGGGATTGAAGAACTGGAGGAGCTTCTTGATTATGTTACGACTCTTGATGAGAATATTTTAAGATCATTGGAGTTGGATATTACCTTAGCTCGAGGGTTAAACTATTATACTGGAACCATACTAGAAGTTAAAACGAATGAAGTTCAGATGGGGAGTATAGGCGGTGGAGGACGATACGATGATCTTACTGGAATGTTCGGAACTCCGGGACTATCTGGGGTAGGAATTTCCTTTGGAGCTGATCGAATTTACGACGTGTTATTGGAGCTTGATATTTTTCCTAAAGAAACCAGCGTAGGCACACGTGTTTTGTTAAGTAATTTTGACAAAGAAGCAGAGCGATACGCACTGCCATTGCTAAATAGACTACGAGCTGAGGGAATTGCCGCCGAGCTGTATCCATCAGCAGCGAAGTTGAAGAAGCAAATGTCTTATGCGAATGCTAAAAATATTCCTTTCGTCATCCTCATTGGGGACGATGAGATCAAAAATGGTTTTTATACATTAAAAGATATGATCAACGGCACTCAGACACAAGTGTCTGAGGCCGATATTTTTAAATTGATTTAA
- the argC gene encoding N-acetyl-gamma-glutamyl-phosphate reductase — MKQPVKVGIIGSAGYTGGELIRLLLNHPSAEIVFAHSESNGGNLVSDVHLDLLGETDLRFSDSLTQDIDVLFLCVGHGNARKFLTNHKIAETVRIIDLSQDFRLEANASFENREFVYGLPELQRAAIKSARNIANPGCFATTIELALLPLAQKDLIKTEVHVNATTGATGAGQNPTATTHFSWRNNNLSAYNIFQHRHLAEIGEVLSQSSGVQPQINFIPQRGDYPRGIFATNYLKSDLSLEEAYSIYESYYAEHPFTHVSRKNIDLKQVVNTNRALVHLVKHQDILLIISMTDNLLKGASGQAIQNMNLMFGLDEKAGLNLKSIVY, encoded by the coding sequence GTGAAACAACCGGTAAAAGTAGGCATAATCGGTTCCGCTGGCTATACTGGTGGAGAACTAATCCGGTTACTTTTAAACCACCCTTCCGCGGAAATAGTATTTGCTCACAGCGAAAGCAATGGTGGCAATCTGGTATCCGATGTACATTTGGATTTATTGGGGGAGACTGATCTTCGGTTCTCCGACAGCCTGACGCAAGATATAGATGTCCTGTTTTTGTGCGTAGGACATGGAAATGCGCGGAAGTTCTTAACAAATCACAAAATAGCGGAAACTGTTCGTATTATTGATCTAAGTCAGGATTTCAGGCTAGAAGCCAATGCAAGCTTTGAAAACCGTGAGTTCGTCTATGGCTTGCCCGAATTACAACGAGCAGCTATAAAATCTGCAAGAAACATTGCCAATCCTGGTTGCTTCGCAACAACTATTGAGCTTGCCCTATTGCCTTTGGCTCAAAAAGATCTGATAAAAACCGAGGTTCACGTGAATGCGACAACCGGAGCCACCGGTGCAGGACAAAATCCGACGGCAACGACACACTTTAGCTGGAGAAACAATAATTTGTCGGCTTACAATATATTTCAACATCGACATCTTGCTGAAATCGGCGAGGTTTTATCTCAGTCATCTGGAGTCCAACCGCAGATTAATTTTATACCTCAACGGGGTGATTACCCCAGAGGGATCTTTGCTACGAACTATTTAAAAAGTGATTTAAGCTTGGAAGAGGCTTATAGCATTTATGAATCATACTATGCAGAACACCCTTTTACCCATGTCAGCAGGAAGAATATTGACCTGAAGCAAGTTGTAAATACTAACCGAGCCCTAGTACATTTAGTCAAACACCAAGATATTCTACTTATTATTAGCATGACAGACAACCTACTAAAAGGAGCCAGTGGCCAGGCAATACAAAACATGAATCTGATGTTTGGTCTGGACGAAAAAGCAGGCTTAAATCTAAAATCTATCGTATACTAA